A single genomic interval of Myxocyprinus asiaticus isolate MX2 ecotype Aquarium Trade chromosome 19, UBuf_Myxa_2, whole genome shotgun sequence harbors:
- the LOC127410377 gene encoding proteoglycan 4-like isoform X2, whose product MMDQDESMDFKMLKARFQGENGLKIQTKPAIPEKPKTIPSPSTKINNPLISSINAAVQKGTLHAPRVVFKDDKNLSHQLSPPWGSKTKEKQPINNSELLDKNQKKEGDIFKQALKDRNFPLVLPVPPKKVVTPEPEPSPLTHLSVSPAKASTPKKFVFNTRKTVKDVNDKANTVETPTPASLSPDSPAPSHLAPASPSLTANTLTESVPVVPTALVPPSVLAERPQVPSIPAPSIPARGIPARGIHAFSSPDPEIPKPTIPTPVIPSRAAPKPEISKPEAPTSNLPDPAPPKPDINLLSLSEVFPPPEESFPLDFTDIPPPVIPDEDFPDGDYSNQATPSPAIRTSLTPVPRSPAVSRTDFPAQLTRPEVSPEPLVKPLIFTPGPVSVVAASPPPAVHTPVAPVKKVLKNVKALTDTMADKTEVDESSTKSRLALSALARAEEMAPIKWTTPQDNRVFNLLEKAKRKSTVSQLITTPENTTPLETASPEVGLPETATPKMGQPDLAPLEKALPQLATTVKTLPGEAPTVPEDPTFKLPAVDVDHAHLPPKTLPPETAQVTGLDHRQTLTGVLTVVKPVNPPPPPPRKPLQATPVVELPLEKTIQPPAKYLHIPTIPAETLETHEVSQFDNSFGKASFDDEEEYKSSAVPNFRAPSVPLSASDSKKTVSIHEKTFLVQSSLKHQTAEVERDNGEVDCGSVNSSSSKPDTQAAICQDSPVNQDGLSPSGTTESSDNVYEDLTNNKGRTLKNKKQKGPPKNPYADTATAMEETPKKGLFSRKNSAKAADEKELKKKEKQQEKEKEKEKERERKEQKEKEKKENEMKKRFKIKGQEEPIYHVKVIEDCKGSKNDLPVKVGDTVSIIRTTNCPKGKWLAKDSDNKYGYVPVESVDLNISGIMELGKMTTATNRSNGNGHWDGEVTSSGSRISDHYAMNHESFSDDSEEWACDDDEVYAPPTEIAHIGLNQTQATPTRVSVSESGPVQLTESDANYRANPEALQKLATFFIQPKTPSPALPENNTIKMQASKPENPGNLNTEEDNLEISDLQILPPPDLYADIIAADSMPIYSKPIKIHHKIAE is encoded by the exons ATGATGGATCAG GATGAATCAATGGACTTTAAGATGCTGAAGGCACGGTTTCAGGGTGAAAATGGTTTAAAGATCCAGACTAAACCTGCCATCCCAGAGAAACCTAAAACCATCCCTTCTCCATCTACAAAAATTAACAACCCTTTGATCTCCTCTATCAATGCTGCTGTGCAAAAAGGAACACTTCATGCTCCACGTGTAGTCTTCAAAGATGACAAAAATCTCAGTCACCAACTATCTCCACCTTGGGGATCAAAAACCAAAGAGAAACAACCCATCAATAATTCTGAACTGCTGGATAAGAACCAAAAGAAGGAAGGTGACATTTTCAAACAGGCTCTGAAAGATAGGAATTTTCCGCTGGTTCTGCCAGTGCCTCCAAAGAAAGTTGTTACCCCAGAGCCTGAACCCAGCCCACTTACACATTTGTCTGTTTCACCAGCCAAAGCATCCACACCCAAGAAGTTTGTATTTAACACTAGAAAAACTGTTAAAGATGTAAATGATAAGGCAAACACTGTGGAAACCCCAACACCAGCTAGTCTTAGCCCTGACAGTCCTGCTCCAAGTCACCTAGCACCCGCAAGCCCATCTTTAACAGCTAATACCCTTACTGAAAGTGTACCTGTAGTCCCTACGGCTCTTGTTCCTCCTTCGGTTTTAGCTGAAAGACCTCAGGTCCCTAGCATTCCTGCCCCAAGTATTCCAGCCCGAGGCATTCCAGCCCGAGGCATTCATGCCTTTTCCAGCCCTGACCCAGAGATTCCCAAACCAACCATCCCAACACCAGTCATTCCCTCTCGAGCTGCTCCTAAGCCAGAGATTTCTAAGCCAGAAGCCCCTACTTCAAATCTTCCTGATCCAGCACCTCCTAAACCAGATATAAATTTGCTCAGTTTATCTGAGGTATTTCCTCCCCCAGAAGAAAGTTTCCCACTTGATTTCACTGATATACCTCCTCCAGTTATTCCTGATGAAGATTTTCCTGATGGAGACTATTCCAACCAAGCTACGCCCAGTCCAGCAATACGTACATCTCTTACCCCAGTTCCCAGGAGTCCAGCTGTCTCCAGGACAGACTTCCCTGCCCAGCTCACCCGTCCAGAAGTATCTCCAGAGCCCTTGGTGAAACCCTTGATATTTACACCTGGCCCAGTCTCAGTTGTTGCTGCAAGCCCTCCTCCGGCAGTTCATACTCCAGTTGCACCTGTAAAGAAAGTACTAAAAAATGTGAAAGCCCTGACTGATACAATGGCTGATAAAACAGAGGTGGATGAGTCCTCAACCAAGTCTCGTTTAGCTCTCTCAGCCTTGGCAAGAGCGGAGGAGATGGCCCCAATAAAATGGACCACACCACAAGATAACCGTGTGTTTAACCTCCTGGAAAAGGCTAAAAGAAAGTCCACAGTGAGTCAGCTGATAACCACACCTGAAAATACAACCCCTTTAGAGACAGCTTCACCTGAGGTAGGTCTACCTGAGACTGCCACACCGAAGATGGGCCAACCTGATCTGGCTCCACTTGAAAAAGCCCTACCACAGCTTGCCACAACTGTAAAAACACTTCCTGGGGAAGCCCCCACTGTACCAGAGGATCCAACTTTTAAACTCCCTGCTGTTGATGTTGATCACGCTCACTTGCCACCTAAAACTCTCCCACCTGAAACAGCCCAAGTTACTGGCCTTGATCATA GGCAAACCTTAACAGGGGTGCTAACAGTGGTGAAACCAGTGaaccctcctccccctccaccacggAAGCCTCTGCAAGCCACACCCGTTGTGGAGCTCCCGCTTGAGAAAACAATTCAGCCTCCTGCCAAATACCTTCATATTCCCACAATACCAGCTGAAACTCTTGAAACACATG AAGTTTCACAATTTGACAATTCGTTTGGGAAGGCATCTTTTGACGATGAAGAGGAATATAAATCTTCTGCAGTTCCTAACTTTAGGGCTCCATCAGTACCTCTATCAGCTTCAGACTCCAAAAAAACGGTATCAATTCATGAGAAAACCTTCCTTGTACAATCTAGTCTGAAACATCAGACTGCAGAGGTTGAAAGAGACAATGGCGAAGTGGATTGTGGTTCTGTAAACTCTAGCTCTTCAAAGCCAGACACTCAAGCTGCTATATGTCAAGACTCACCTGTCAACCAAGATGGCTTGTCCCCATCAGG GACCACAGAAAGCAGTGACAATGTCTATGAAGACCTAACAAATAATAAAGGGAGAACATTAAAGAACAAGAAACAGAAAGGACCTCCAAAGA ATCCTTATGCTGATACAGCGACTGCA ATGGAGGAGACTCCCAAGAAAGGCTTGTTCTCCAG GAAGAACTCAGCAAAAGCAGCTGATGAAAAAGAACtaaagaagaaagagaaacagcaagaaaaggaaaaagagaaagaaaaggaaagagaaaggaaagagcagaaagaaaaagaaaagaaagaaaatgaaatgaaGAAAAGATTTAag ATCAAAGGGCAAGAGGAGCCCATTTATCATGTTAAAGTGATCGAGGACTGTAAGGGCAGTAAAAATGACCTGCCGGTGAAGGTTGGAGACACTGTGAGCATCATTCGTACCACCAACTGCCCTAAAGGAAAATGGCTGGCCAAGGACAGTGACAACAAAT aTGGCTATGTCCCAGTGGAGAGTGTGGATTTAAACATCAGTGGAATTATGGAGCTGGGGAAGATGACCACAGCAACTAACAGATCCAACGGCAATGGACACTGGGATGGAGAGGTCACCAGCTCAGGCAGCAG AATCTCAGATCATTATGCCATGAACCATGAGAGCT TCTCAGATGACAGTGAGGAGTGGGCATGTGATGATGATGAGGTGTACGCCCCTCCGACAGAAATAGCACACAT AGGGCTGAATCAGACACAAGCCACGCCAACGAGAG TCTCAGTGAGTGAATCAGGTCCTGTCCAGCTAACGGAGTCTGATGCAAATTACAG AGCAAATCCAGAAGCCCTTCAAAAACTAGCCACATTCTTTATTCAACCTAAGACACCTTCTCCGGCTCTTCCGGAAAACAACACCATTAA AATGCAAGCATCTAAACCAG AGAATCCTGGAAACTT AAATACAGAAGAAGATAATCTAGAAATCTCAGACCTTCAGATacttcctcctccagacctgtaTGCTGACATCATAGCTGCTGACTCCATGCCAATTTATAGCAA gcCAATCAAAATCCACCACAAAATAGCTGAATAG
- the LOC127410385 gene encoding 5'-AMP-activated protein kinase catalytic subunit alpha-2 isoform X4 yields the protein MLRQRSSQEEFLKLLQSVLIKKSSTCSNDSFADPWHSSCQFVQILRLYAGPEVDIWSCGVILYALLCGTLPFDDEHVPTLFKKIRGGVFYIPEYLNRSVASLLMLMMQVDPLKRATIKDIREHEWFKQDLSGYLFPEDPSYDTTVVDEEAVREVCEKFECTEAEVLSSLYSGDPQDQLAVAYHLIIDNRRIMNQASEFYLASSPPTSSFMEEGMPLPPGVKPHPERMPPLLADSPKARCPLDALNTTRPKPLAVKKAKWHLGIRSQSKPYDIMAEVYRAMKQLEYEWKVVNPYHLRVRRKNPVTGNFVKMSLQLYQVDNRSYLLDFKSIDDDVIEHKSGSSTPQRSGSTAGLHRPRLSIDSTATVAVEMPQLSSSLPGSFTGITPLLAPRQGSHTMDFFEMCASLITTLAR from the exons ATGCTGCGCCAGAGGTCATCTCAGGAAG aatttcttaaactacttcaaagtgttctcatcaaaaaatcctccacatgcagcaatgacagctttgcagatccttggcattctagctgtcagtttgtccagatactcag ACTGTATGCCGGACCAGAGGTGGACATCTGGAGCTGTGGCGTCATTCTCTATGCACTGCTGTGTGGGACTCTGCCATTTGATGACGAGCACGTGCCCACCCTCTTCAAAAAGATTCGTGGAGGGGTCTTCTACATCCCCGAATACCTCAACCGCTCAGTGGCCAGTCTTCTTATGCTCATGATGCAGGTGGATCCACTGAAGAGAGCCACTATAAAAGACATCAG AGAACATGAGTGGTTTAAACAGGATCTATCTGGCTACCTCTTCCCCGAGGACCCCTCGTACGACACCACAGTGGTGGATGAGGAGGCGGTACGGGAGGTATGCGAGAAGTTTGAATGCACTGAAGCTGAAGTTCTGAGCAGCCTTTACAGCGGCGACCCTCAAGACCAGCTGGCCGTGGCGTACCACCTCATCATTGACAACCGGCGAATCATGAACCAGGCCAGCGAGTTCTACCTGGCCTCAAGTCCCCCAACCAGTTCCTTCATGGAGGAGGGCATGCCCCTGCCCCCAGGGGTTAAACCTCATCCCGAGCGGATGCCCCCACTTCTGGCAGACAGCCCCAAAGCACGCTGCCCTCTGGATGCCCTCAACACCACCCGACCCAAACCATTGGCAGTGAAGAAGGCAAAATGGCACCTGGGCATACGGAGCCAGAGCAAACCGTATGACATTATGGCTGAGGTTTACCGTGCCATGAAACAGCTGGAGTATGAGTGGAAA GTGGTGAACCCTTATCACCTGAGGGTGCGCAGGAAGAACCCTGTCACAGGAAATTTTGTGAAGATGAGTCTGCAGCTCTACCAGGTGGATAATCGTAGCTACCTGCTTGACTTCAAGAGCATCGATG ATGATGTCATTGAGCACAAGTCAGGCTCATCCACTCCCCAGCGCTCTGGCTCTACAGCTGGTCTCCATCGGCCTCGCCTCAGCATCGACTCAACAGCCACCGTGGCTGTGGAAATGCCCCAGCTCAGCAGCTCTCTACCAGGGTCGTTCACTGGGATCACACCCCTGCTGGCACCACGACAAGGCAGCCACACCATGGACTTCTTTGAGATGTGTGCTAGCCTCATCACTACCTTGGCACGCTGA
- the LOC127410385 gene encoding 5'-AMP-activated protein kinase catalytic subunit alpha-2 isoform X3, translating into MVVHRDLKPENVLLDGNKNAKIADFGLSNMMSDGEFLRTSCGSPNYAAPEVISGRLYAGPEVDIWSCGVILYALLCGTLPFDDEHVPTLFKKIRGGVFYIPEYLNRSVASLLMLMMQVDPLKRATIKDIREHEWFKQDLSGYLFPEDPSYDTTVVDEEAVREVCEKFECTEAEVLSSLYSGDPQDQLAVAYHLIIDNRRIMNQASEFYLASSPPTSSFMEEGMPLPPGVKPHPERMPPLLADSPKARCPLDALNTTRPKPLAVKKAKWHLGIRSQSKPYDIMAEVYRAMKQLEYEWKVVNPYHLRVRRKNPVTGNFVKMSLQLYQVDNRSYLLDFKSIDDDVIEHKSGSSTPQRSGSTAGLHRPRLSIDSTATVAVEMPQLSSSLPGSFTGITPLLAPRQGSHTMDFFEMCASLITTLAR; encoded by the exons ATGGTGGTGCACAGAGACCTCAAGCCTGAGAATGTACTGCTGGATGGCAACAAGAATGCCAAGATCGCTGACtttg GTCTGTCAAACATGATGTCTGATGGAGAGTTCCTGAGAACAAGCTGCGGATCACCAAATTATGCTGCGCCAGAGGTCATCTCAGGAAG ACTGTATGCCGGACCAGAGGTGGACATCTGGAGCTGTGGCGTCATTCTCTATGCACTGCTGTGTGGGACTCTGCCATTTGATGACGAGCACGTGCCCACCCTCTTCAAAAAGATTCGTGGAGGGGTCTTCTACATCCCCGAATACCTCAACCGCTCAGTGGCCAGTCTTCTTATGCTCATGATGCAGGTGGATCCACTGAAGAGAGCCACTATAAAAGACATCAG AGAACATGAGTGGTTTAAACAGGATCTATCTGGCTACCTCTTCCCCGAGGACCCCTCGTACGACACCACAGTGGTGGATGAGGAGGCGGTACGGGAGGTATGCGAGAAGTTTGAATGCACTGAAGCTGAAGTTCTGAGCAGCCTTTACAGCGGCGACCCTCAAGACCAGCTGGCCGTGGCGTACCACCTCATCATTGACAACCGGCGAATCATGAACCAGGCCAGCGAGTTCTACCTGGCCTCAAGTCCCCCAACCAGTTCCTTCATGGAGGAGGGCATGCCCCTGCCCCCAGGGGTTAAACCTCATCCCGAGCGGATGCCCCCACTTCTGGCAGACAGCCCCAAAGCACGCTGCCCTCTGGATGCCCTCAACACCACCCGACCCAAACCATTGGCAGTGAAGAAGGCAAAATGGCACCTGGGCATACGGAGCCAGAGCAAACCGTATGACATTATGGCTGAGGTTTACCGTGCCATGAAACAGCTGGAGTATGAGTGGAAA GTGGTGAACCCTTATCACCTGAGGGTGCGCAGGAAGAACCCTGTCACAGGAAATTTTGTGAAGATGAGTCTGCAGCTCTACCAGGTGGATAATCGTAGCTACCTGCTTGACTTCAAGAGCATCGATG ATGATGTCATTGAGCACAAGTCAGGCTCATCCACTCCCCAGCGCTCTGGCTCTACAGCTGGTCTCCATCGGCCTCGCCTCAGCATCGACTCAACAGCCACCGTGGCTGTGGAAATGCCCCAGCTCAGCAGCTCTCTACCAGGGTCGTTCACTGGGATCACACCCCTGCTGGCACCACGACAAGGCAGCCACACCATGGACTTCTTTGAGATGTGTGCTAGCCTCATCACTACCTTGGCACGCTGA
- the LOC127410377 gene encoding proteoglycan 4-like isoform X1 has translation MMDQDESMDFKMLKARFQGENGLKIQTKPAIPEKPKTIPSPSTKINNPLISSINAAVQKGTLHAPRVVFKDDKNLSHQLSPPWGSKTKEKQPINNSELLDKNQKKEGDIFKQALKDRNFPLVLPVPPKKVVTPEPEPSPLTHLSVSPAKASTPKKFVFNTRKTVKDVNDKANTVETPTPASLSPDSPAPSHLAPASPSLTANTLTESVPVVPTALVPPSVLAERPQVPSIPAPSIPARGIPARGIHAFSSPDPEIPKPTIPTPVIPSRAAPKPEISKPEAPTSNLPDPAPPKPDINLLSLSEVFPPPEESFPLDFTDIPPPVIPDEDFPDGDYSNQATPSPAIRTSLTPVPRSPAVSRTDFPAQLTRPEVSPEPLVKPLIFTPGPVSVVAASPPPAVHTPVAPVKKVLKNVKALTDTMADKTEVDESSTKSRLALSALARAEEMAPIKWTTPQDNRVFNLLEKAKRKSTVSQLITTPENTTPLETASPEVGLPETATPKMGQPDLAPLEKALPQLATTVKTLPGEAPTVPEDPTFKLPAVDVDHAHLPPKTLPPETAQVTGLDHRQTLTGVLTVVKPVNPPPPPPRKPLQATPVVELPLEKTIQPPAKYLHIPTIPAETLETHEVSQFDNSFGKASFDDEEEYKSSAVPNFRAPSVPLSASDSKKTVSIHEKTFLVQSSLKHQTAEVERDNGEVDCGSVNSSSSKPDTQAAICQDSPVNQDGLSPSGTTESSDNVYEDLTNNKGRTLKNKKQKGPPKNPYADTATAMEETPKKGLFSRKNSAKAADEKELKKKEKQQEKEKEKEKERERKEQKEKEKKENEMKKRFKIKGQEEPIYHVKVIEDCKGSKNDLPVKVGDTVSIIRTTNCPKGKWLAKDSDNKYGYVPVESVDLNISGIMELGKMTTATNRSNGNGHWDGEVTSSGSRISDHYAMNHESFSDDSEEWACDDDEVYAPPTEIAHIGLNQTQATPTRVSVSESGPVQLTESDANYRHVQANPEALQKLATFFIQPKTPSPALPENNTIKMQASKPENPGNLNTEEDNLEISDLQILPPPDLYADIIAADSMPIYSKPIKIHHKIAE, from the exons ATGATGGATCAG GATGAATCAATGGACTTTAAGATGCTGAAGGCACGGTTTCAGGGTGAAAATGGTTTAAAGATCCAGACTAAACCTGCCATCCCAGAGAAACCTAAAACCATCCCTTCTCCATCTACAAAAATTAACAACCCTTTGATCTCCTCTATCAATGCTGCTGTGCAAAAAGGAACACTTCATGCTCCACGTGTAGTCTTCAAAGATGACAAAAATCTCAGTCACCAACTATCTCCACCTTGGGGATCAAAAACCAAAGAGAAACAACCCATCAATAATTCTGAACTGCTGGATAAGAACCAAAAGAAGGAAGGTGACATTTTCAAACAGGCTCTGAAAGATAGGAATTTTCCGCTGGTTCTGCCAGTGCCTCCAAAGAAAGTTGTTACCCCAGAGCCTGAACCCAGCCCACTTACACATTTGTCTGTTTCACCAGCCAAAGCATCCACACCCAAGAAGTTTGTATTTAACACTAGAAAAACTGTTAAAGATGTAAATGATAAGGCAAACACTGTGGAAACCCCAACACCAGCTAGTCTTAGCCCTGACAGTCCTGCTCCAAGTCACCTAGCACCCGCAAGCCCATCTTTAACAGCTAATACCCTTACTGAAAGTGTACCTGTAGTCCCTACGGCTCTTGTTCCTCCTTCGGTTTTAGCTGAAAGACCTCAGGTCCCTAGCATTCCTGCCCCAAGTATTCCAGCCCGAGGCATTCCAGCCCGAGGCATTCATGCCTTTTCCAGCCCTGACCCAGAGATTCCCAAACCAACCATCCCAACACCAGTCATTCCCTCTCGAGCTGCTCCTAAGCCAGAGATTTCTAAGCCAGAAGCCCCTACTTCAAATCTTCCTGATCCAGCACCTCCTAAACCAGATATAAATTTGCTCAGTTTATCTGAGGTATTTCCTCCCCCAGAAGAAAGTTTCCCACTTGATTTCACTGATATACCTCCTCCAGTTATTCCTGATGAAGATTTTCCTGATGGAGACTATTCCAACCAAGCTACGCCCAGTCCAGCAATACGTACATCTCTTACCCCAGTTCCCAGGAGTCCAGCTGTCTCCAGGACAGACTTCCCTGCCCAGCTCACCCGTCCAGAAGTATCTCCAGAGCCCTTGGTGAAACCCTTGATATTTACACCTGGCCCAGTCTCAGTTGTTGCTGCAAGCCCTCCTCCGGCAGTTCATACTCCAGTTGCACCTGTAAAGAAAGTACTAAAAAATGTGAAAGCCCTGACTGATACAATGGCTGATAAAACAGAGGTGGATGAGTCCTCAACCAAGTCTCGTTTAGCTCTCTCAGCCTTGGCAAGAGCGGAGGAGATGGCCCCAATAAAATGGACCACACCACAAGATAACCGTGTGTTTAACCTCCTGGAAAAGGCTAAAAGAAAGTCCACAGTGAGTCAGCTGATAACCACACCTGAAAATACAACCCCTTTAGAGACAGCTTCACCTGAGGTAGGTCTACCTGAGACTGCCACACCGAAGATGGGCCAACCTGATCTGGCTCCACTTGAAAAAGCCCTACCACAGCTTGCCACAACTGTAAAAACACTTCCTGGGGAAGCCCCCACTGTACCAGAGGATCCAACTTTTAAACTCCCTGCTGTTGATGTTGATCACGCTCACTTGCCACCTAAAACTCTCCCACCTGAAACAGCCCAAGTTACTGGCCTTGATCATA GGCAAACCTTAACAGGGGTGCTAACAGTGGTGAAACCAGTGaaccctcctccccctccaccacggAAGCCTCTGCAAGCCACACCCGTTGTGGAGCTCCCGCTTGAGAAAACAATTCAGCCTCCTGCCAAATACCTTCATATTCCCACAATACCAGCTGAAACTCTTGAAACACATG AAGTTTCACAATTTGACAATTCGTTTGGGAAGGCATCTTTTGACGATGAAGAGGAATATAAATCTTCTGCAGTTCCTAACTTTAGGGCTCCATCAGTACCTCTATCAGCTTCAGACTCCAAAAAAACGGTATCAATTCATGAGAAAACCTTCCTTGTACAATCTAGTCTGAAACATCAGACTGCAGAGGTTGAAAGAGACAATGGCGAAGTGGATTGTGGTTCTGTAAACTCTAGCTCTTCAAAGCCAGACACTCAAGCTGCTATATGTCAAGACTCACCTGTCAACCAAGATGGCTTGTCCCCATCAGG GACCACAGAAAGCAGTGACAATGTCTATGAAGACCTAACAAATAATAAAGGGAGAACATTAAAGAACAAGAAACAGAAAGGACCTCCAAAGA ATCCTTATGCTGATACAGCGACTGCA ATGGAGGAGACTCCCAAGAAAGGCTTGTTCTCCAG GAAGAACTCAGCAAAAGCAGCTGATGAAAAAGAACtaaagaagaaagagaaacagcaagaaaaggaaaaagagaaagaaaaggaaagagaaaggaaagagcagaaagaaaaagaaaagaaagaaaatgaaatgaaGAAAAGATTTAag ATCAAAGGGCAAGAGGAGCCCATTTATCATGTTAAAGTGATCGAGGACTGTAAGGGCAGTAAAAATGACCTGCCGGTGAAGGTTGGAGACACTGTGAGCATCATTCGTACCACCAACTGCCCTAAAGGAAAATGGCTGGCCAAGGACAGTGACAACAAAT aTGGCTATGTCCCAGTGGAGAGTGTGGATTTAAACATCAGTGGAATTATGGAGCTGGGGAAGATGACCACAGCAACTAACAGATCCAACGGCAATGGACACTGGGATGGAGAGGTCACCAGCTCAGGCAGCAG AATCTCAGATCATTATGCCATGAACCATGAGAGCT TCTCAGATGACAGTGAGGAGTGGGCATGTGATGATGATGAGGTGTACGCCCCTCCGACAGAAATAGCACACAT AGGGCTGAATCAGACACAAGCCACGCCAACGAGAG TCTCAGTGAGTGAATCAGGTCCTGTCCAGCTAACGGAGTCTGATGCAAATTACAGGCATGTACA AGCAAATCCAGAAGCCCTTCAAAAACTAGCCACATTCTTTATTCAACCTAAGACACCTTCTCCGGCTCTTCCGGAAAACAACACCATTAA AATGCAAGCATCTAAACCAG AGAATCCTGGAAACTT AAATACAGAAGAAGATAATCTAGAAATCTCAGACCTTCAGATacttcctcctccagacctgtaTGCTGACATCATAGCTGCTGACTCCATGCCAATTTATAGCAA gcCAATCAAAATCCACCACAAAATAGCTGAATAG